The following DNA comes from Sphingobacteriales bacterium.
GCATCAAATTCAGAACTCCTAATTTCAGTAATTTATTTATTATGAACAAACTGGCAAGCGGAGGTAAAATTGCCGACCTGATTGCCATCAGTGGTTCACTTGACCTTGTAATTCCGGATATTGACAGATAAAAGAAAAATATGCTGACATCAATCATTTATGACTTTTCGCCCCTGACACACCGAATTGACCAATTTCTGTCGGAAACCTTCAGCCCGGGATGGGCAGTAACGATGGAACTGGTCATTGTCGGGCTGGTTTTTTTATTGTTTTATGCAGTGGTAGGGCTTTTTCTGGTGCTTGCCGAAAGACGTGTGTGTGCTTTTATTCAAAACCGCTTAGGTCCTAACCGTGTAGGCCCTGATGGCTTGCTGCAGACCATTGCCGACCTGCTGAAGCTATTGTTTAAAGAGCTTATTCCCATCAAAAGGGCAGACAAATTTCTCTATAACCTTGCTCCTTTCATTGTGATTATTGCTTCTTTTATGGCCATTGCAGCCATTCCTTTTGCCAAAGGCCTTCATGCCATTGATTTTAATATCGGTATTTTTTATGTCATAGCTGTTTCATCGCTGGGGGTTGTCGGTATTTTACTGGCCGGATGGTCGAGCAACAGCAAATATTCATTAATAGGTGCCATGAGGAGCGGTGCTCAGATCATCAGCTATGAGTTGTCGGTAGCTTTATCGCTGCTTGCCATTGTGGTATTATCAGGCTCGATGCAATTGTCGGACGTGATAGCTTCTCAGGAAAGCGGCTGGTGGATCTGGCGGGGACATCTGCCTGCCTTTATTGCCTTTCTTGTTTATCTGATTGCCTCAACAGCCGAAATTAACCGTGGTCCTTTCGATCTGGCCGAGGCTGAATCGGAGCTGACAGCCGGTTTTCATACGGAGTATTCAGGGATTAAGTTTGCTTTCTTTTTCCTTGCCGAATACATGAACATGTTTATCGTTGCTTCTTTTGCTACCACCATGTTTCTGGGTGGATGGCTCCCGTTTCACATTGACGGCTGGTATGCCTTTAACCATATTATGGATTTTATTCCACCTGTTGTGTGGTATCTGGGCAAAACAGCCTTTATTATTTACCTGATTATGTGGTTTAAATGGACTTTTCCAAGGCTGAGGATCGACCAGCTTCTGACGCTGGAATGGAAGTATCTTCTGCCCATTAATCTGGTCAATATTCTCATTGTTGCATTTATTTCATGGAAGAACTGGCATTTTTAAAAAATGGAAATCATTAATTATATCAAAGACATCTTAAAAGCACTGCGGTCGCTTTGGAAAGGTATGATGGTAACCGGATACTATTTTGTCCATCCGAAAGAAATTGTTACCCAGCGTTATCCTGAAAACCGGAAAAAACTTGAAATGTTCGACAGGTTTAAGGGGGAAGTTACCATGCCTCACGATGAAAATAATACACATCTGTGTACGGGTTGCGGTATTTGCGAAACCAATTGTCCGAATGGCAGTATCGAAATTATTACCCGTAAGGAAATAAATCCTGAAACCGGAAAGGCAGAGAGGGTCATCGACAAGCATATCTACCACCTGAGCATGTGCACTTTTTGTGAACTGTGTATCAAAACCTGTCCTTCCAATGCACTGGCATGGGGCCAAAGTTTTGAACATGCTGTATTTGACCGCCACAAGCTGACCAAAGTGTTGAATCAACCGGGCTCAAAACTGAGAAAAGAGCCAAAAGAAAAAAAAGTTACGGAAGAAAAAAACTGATGTTATCATGGGATTAACTACGAATATCTGGATGTTTGGTTTGTTTTCGGCCATCATCATTGTGTTTTCATTTATGACTATTTTCAGCCGAAGGATACTGCGTGCTGCCGTCTCCCTGCTTTTTGTTCTGGTAGCTACGGCAGG
Coding sequences within:
- the nuoH gene encoding NADH-quinone oxidoreductase subunit NuoH, whose product is MLTSIIYDFSPLTHRIDQFLSETFSPGWAVTMELVIVGLVFLLFYAVVGLFLVLAERRVCAFIQNRLGPNRVGPDGLLQTIADLLKLLFKELIPIKRADKFLYNLAPFIVIIASFMAIAAIPFAKGLHAIDFNIGIFYVIAVSSLGVVGILLAGWSSNSKYSLIGAMRSGAQIISYELSVALSLLAIVVLSGSMQLSDVIASQESGWWIWRGHLPAFIAFLVYLIASTAEINRGPFDLAEAESELTAGFHTEYSGIKFAFFFLAEYMNMFIVASFATTMFLGGWLPFHIDGWYAFNHIMDFIPPVVWYLGKTAFIIYLIMWFKWTFPRLRIDQLLTLEWKYLLPINLVNILIVAFISWKNWHF
- a CDS encoding 4Fe-4S binding protein, whose protein sequence is MNYIKDILKALRSLWKGMMVTGYYFVHPKEIVTQRYPENRKKLEMFDRFKGEVTMPHDENNTHLCTGCGICETNCPNGSIEIITRKEINPETGKAERVIDKHIYHLSMCTFCELCIKTCPSNALAWGQSFEHAVFDRHKLTKVLNQPGSKLRKEPKEKKVTEEKN